Part of the Streptomyces sp. NBC_01460 genome, GCCGCCGCCGGCGGGCATCAGCCGCAGGCCGTCAGCGTCACCGTCGGCGAGCGGCCGGTGGAGCTCGATGTGGTCCTGGGCGGGGCGGGGCGGCTCGCCGGGGCGGTCCTCACACCCGACGGAGCCCCCGTCCGTGATGCGGCGGTCACGCTCACCGACGTACGGGGCGAGGTCGTCGCCACCACCCGCACCGGGCGCGAAGGCGCCTATGTGATCAGCGAGTTGGTGGCCGGGGAGTACACCCTGGCGGCCAGCGCCCAGGCATTCCGCCCCGCGGCGCTCCCGGTGAGCGTGCAGGCGGCCCGGGAGACCAGGCAGGACATCGAGCTGGCCGGTGGCGCCGTGCTGCGCGGCATCGTCCGCGCCCCCGGCGGGCGGGCCGTCGAGGACGCCAGGGTCACGCTCCTGGACGCGGCGGGCAACGTGGTCCACACCCTCACCACGGGCTCGGACGGGGCGTTCCGGTTCGTGGACCTGTCCACCGGCGAGTACACCGTCATCGCCGCCGGCTACCCGCCCGTCGCCACCGTGCTCCAGCTCCCCGGAGGGGGACGGACCGAGCGTGACCTCCAGCTGGGGCACGAGGACTGAGGACGGCCGGACCGGTGGGGTGCGCGGAAACGCCCGCACACCCCACCGGACTTCACGGCAGCAGACGGGGCCTCCGCCGCGCCGCGACGTCCTCGACCCAGCCGACGGACACCACGGTGACCGCGATCAGCACCCACGCCACACCGAACTGCCACCACAGGCTCCCCAGCGGGAGGTGCCGCTCCAGCACCGGCACCTCCCACATCAGGTCGATGAGCGGCACCGCGGCCATGAGGGCCACCTCGTGCCAGAGGTAGACCGTGACCGCGCGGGCGTTGAACACCGTGACGAGCCGGTCCGCCACCGGATGGCGTACGAGCCCGTCGAAGCGCGGCCGGAAGCGCAGCAGGAGCAGCACGGACCCCGCCGACCACAGCGCCTGGGCGAGCGGGATGTCGTCCAGGTCGAAGGAGCCGTCCACCGGGTGACCGGACGCCCACCAGGCACCGGCCGCCATCAGCGGCACCGCGACGGCCGTCGCTCCCGGGCCGCGCAGCCGGTCGAGCACCCCGTCGCGGTGCGCGAAGCCCAGCAGCCAGCAGAACAGGAACACCGAGGCGTCGCCGACGGCGCTCCCCAGCCGCCCGTCCGGCACCCCGGAGACCGTCTCCAGGACGACGACGGGGACGAGCGACAGGGCGAGCACGGGGAGGGGCGCGAGCCGGAAGGCACGCAGCAGCAGGGGCGAGAGCAGGACGAACCACAGGTAGGCGCGCAGGTACCAGAGCACCGCCCAGGCCTGCTCCCCCCACGCGGCGCCCGGCGGGTCCCCGACCGGCAGCACCCAGAGCACGGCGTCCGGCCCGGGCTCCCAGCCGTGCAGCAGCATCGCCACCCCGAGCACGAGGCCGAACAGCCACACGGGGATCAGGAGCCTCCGCAGCCTGCCGCGGAGCACCCCGGCGGCCGGCCGCTCCAGCGAGCGGGCCATGAGCGAGCCGGCGAGCGCGAACATCACGCCCATGGAAGGGAAGACGTAGCCCAGCCAGGGCCACTCGAAGGTGTGGTAGGTCACCACCCGGACGAGCGCCACGGCCCGCAGCACGTCGAAGGACCGGTCCCGGCCGGTGCCGGCGGCCACCGCGGGGGACGGCGCGAGCGCCGTCCTGCGGTGCGCTCCCGCCACTACGACGCCCCCACGTGGGGCGCGCCCACCTCGCCGGTGCGCTTCAGCTTCTGCCAGCGCAGCCGGCCGCCGGTCGCCGCCGTGACGCAGGAATGGATCAGCACGAGGTACATCAACTGCCGGTAGGCGAGCTGCTGGAGGGGCAGCATGAGCAGATACCTGTACTTCTCCCCGTCGAGCCGGAAGGCGTACGCCGCGCAGAACAGCTGCACGGCCAGGACCGCCAGCCAGGCGAGCAGCGAGGCACGGAAGTCCACGAAGACCATCGCGTAGACGGTGAAGACGTCGATGAGCGGCGCGAAGACCGGGGTGACGATCTGGAAGAGGACGACCAGCGGCATGCCGACCCGGCCGAACCGCCCGGAGGGCCCCCGGTCGGTGACGGACCGGCGGTGCTTCCACAGCGCCTGCATCGTGCCGTAGCTCCAGCGGTAGCGCTGACGCCACAGCTGCCCGAGCGAGGCCGGTGCCTCGGTCCAGGCGCGGGCGTGTTCGGCGTACACGACCCGCCACCCGGCGCGGTGGAGCGCGATGGTGATGTCGGTGTCCTCGGCCAGGGTGTCCTCGCTCATCCCGCCGACCTCCAGGACCGCCCGGCGGCGGAAGGCACCGATGGCGCCGGGGATGGTGGGCATGCACCGCAGCAGGTCGTACATCCGGCGGTCCAGGTTGAAACCCATCACGTACTCGATGTGCTGCCAGGCGCCGATCATCGTGGACCGGTTGCCGACCTTGGCGTTCCCGGCGACGGCTCCGATGCCGGGGTCGGCGAACGGCTGGACGAGCCGGTGCACCGCGTCCGGCTCGAAGACGGTGTCGCCGTCCATCATCACGACGATGTCGTGACGCGCCTGCCGCACCCCGTTGTTGAGCGCCGCCGACTTGCCGGCGTTCTCCTGCCGGATCACCCGTACGTCGGGCAGGCCGAGCGACTCGGCGATCTCCGCGGTGCCGTCCGTCGAGCCGTCGTCGACGACCACGATCTCGATCGGATGGGTGCTCGCGGCAAGGGAGTTGAGCGTGGCGGCGATGCACTCCTTCTCGTTGTACGCGGGGACGATCACGCTGACCGGGCCGGTCACCTCCGGGCCCCAGGTGAATCCGCGCCGGTTGCGCTGCCGGTGGTGGCGTCGGGCGAGCAGGAGCATCATGCCGAAGCGGACCAGGACCGCGACCCCCACGACGGCCAGGGCGGCGGCCAGCCCGGGCACGCTCCACTCCGCCACGGCGACCGCGGCGAGCAGGGCGCGGCCCTCCCAGACGCTGGCGGTGTCCGCCCGTCGGTGGGCCGCCTGCTCGGCGTCGCCCCGGGGCGCGCCGGCCTGTGCGGGGCCCGGCTGCGCGGCGGTGTCCGCCTCGGTGCCGTTCGCTGCGGTTCCGCCTGCTGCCGTGCCGTCCGTCAGGGAGCCGTCCTGGGCGCCGGCCTGCTGCTGCGCGCCGCTCACCGTGGTGAAGGTGTAGCCCTTCGCCTTCATCTTCTTGATGTACTTCGGCAGCGCGGCCAGCGTCTCGGAGCGGTCACCGCCCGCGTCGTGGAAGAGCACCGAGGCACCGTCACCGTCCTTCGGCGTCGCCCACTCGACGATCTTCGAGACCCCCGGCTGCTGCCAGTCCTCGCTGTCGGTGTCGATGAACACGCTGGTGTAGCCCATCGCCCCCAGGCGCTCGTACACCGGCCAGCTGTAGTCGTCGATCGCGTCGGTCCTGGAGGAGTACGGCGCGCGGAACAGCGTCGTCGTGATGCCGGCGGCGCCCGCGAGGGCGAGCTGCGTCTGCGCGATCTCCCGTTTGACGCGGGCCTCGCTCTGGTAGGAGAGGTCGACGTGGGTGAAGGTGTGGACGCCGACCTCGTTCCCTTCGTCGACCATTCTGCGGACGACGTCCGGATAGCGGGAGATCATCGAGCCGACGAGGAAGAAGGTGCCCGGCACGTCGTTCTCGTCCAGGATGTCCATGACCTTCCCGCTCCACTCGGGATCGGGGCCGTCGTCGAAGGTCAGCACGATGGTCTTGTCCGGCACGGACTGCGTACGGGCGGTGCCGCCGGCGAAGCTCAGGATGGGCCCGCCCTCCAGCACGTCGTCGGGCACCGTGTCCGCCGAGGCGTCGGAGCGCACCCGCTGGTCGTCGCCGACCTCGGCGCGCAGATAGCCGTCCAGCAGCATCGTGCAGACGAGCCCCAGCAACAGCACCAAGGCCATGATCACGCGGGGCCGGGGGACGGCCTGGCGGCCCATGCGGCCGATCCTGCCGGGCGTGGCGTGCCTGCGGCGTGAGGCGGCCATCAGTTCGTCCCGCCCGAAGCCGAAGCCGAAGCCGAAGCCGAAGCGGATGCGGATGCGGATGCCTGGCCGGACGGTGCTTCCTGCCCCGGCGCGGGAGCGCCGCTCGGGGGCGCGGTGCCGCCCGGCGGCAGGCCGTAGCCGGGCCGCGTCGTCCCGCCGCCGGGGCGGGCCTCCGCAGCCGGGCCGCCGTCGAAGGGGAGGAGCTGGGAGGGAGTCAGGGAGATGCCGCCCATGAAGGCGAGCGCCAGCACGGCCGCGTAGCCGACGCAGACGGTGCCCAGCAGGATGCCCGCGCGGCGCAGGAGCCTGGCCCGGCGCCCGGAGCTGTCGACGAAGACGGGCCCTTCCTGCGGCTGTCCTGCCGCGCGGCGCCGTCCGGCCGGGCGGGCCGGGCCGGCGTGTGCCCGGCGTCGGCCGCGCTGCGCCGGGTCTTTCTCGATGACGGGGTCGGATTGCATGTGCGCATGGTGGCGAAGGTTGATGTGCGAAGTCTGGAGCTTTCCTGGCCGCGCGCTGTGAAACGGGCTCCAACCTGTCGGAGTGCTGAGAGTGCGACGGGTGAGCCGTTCCTGCTCGACCTCCCTCCAACCCATGTCCACAAGGGAGTTGGTCATCGGCTCCGAGTGGCGGAGGGGCGTTCCCATGAGGTGTCTGTGTCTTGGGCAGGCCCCCCGATGTGAGAGGTTCGTGGTGTCCAGGCAGCACCGGCTGCCGTTCCGGACGGCCTTACGGGAGCAGGTGCACATTCGTCATGCAAAGGCGCACACGGGTTTCCTCAGCCGTCGCCGGGCTGATCGCGCTCGGCCTCGCGTGCTCGGCCTGTGCGACGGGCGGCGTCGCCGACCAGGCGAAGGGATCGGTGCCGCCTCCACCGGCCGCGGAGACCGCGTACACCCCGTACGTGAGCGCCACGACGGCGGCGGACACGGACTCCGCGGGCTCCCCGGACACGTACAACCTGGCGTTCGTCACCTCCGCCGCATCGGAGTGCACGCCCCTCTGGGGCGGCACCGCGGCGGCCGGCGGTGACGCGGTCGCGGCCCGGGCCGAGGCGCTCACCGCGACCGGGGCGGACCTCCGGGTCTCCTTCGGCGGAGCCGCGGGAACGGAGGCCGCACTGGCCTGCGACAGCGCGGAGGAGCTGGCCGACCTCTACGCCGGGGCCCTGGACGCGGTCGGGGCCACGAAGGCCGACTTCGACATCGAGGGCGACGCGCTCACCGACACCGCCTCCGTCACCCGCCGCAACGAGGCCCTCGCCCTGCTCCAGGAGAAGCGCGACCTGGACGTCACGTACACGCTGCCCGTCATGCCGGGCGGGCTCGAGGACACCGGGCTCGCCGTCCTCCAGGACGCCGAGGACCAGGGGGTCGACGTCTCGGCGGTCGACATCATGGCGATGAACTACAGCACGTCCCACGACGGCGACATGGGGGAGTACGCGGAGCAGGCGGCCGCCGCGGCCCACGACCAGCTCGTGGACGTGCTCGGCCTGTCGCAGGACGCGGCGTGGAAGGCGCTGCACATCACCGTGATGATCGGGGTCAACGATGTCGCGGGGGAGACGTTCACCCTCGACGACGCCGCGTCCCTCCGCTCGTTCGCCACCCGCCGGGGCGTCGGCGCGCTCTCCCTGTGGGCGTCCTTCCGGGACCGGGAGTGCGGAGCGGACGAGGACACCACGACGGCCTCCGACACCTGCAGTGGGGTCGAGCAGGACGCCGGCGCGTTCGCGGAGGCGCTGAGCGGGTGAACGCGGCGGCGCGGCCGGCCCCGCTCAGCGCAGCGGAGCCTCCCGGACCAGCGTCATCAGGGCCTTCGCCCCCGGGCTCATGGCCCGGGCGGGAGGGAGCACGACGACGCTCTCGTACACGGGCCCCTCCGTACCGCCGAGCTCCACGGCGACCAGACCGCGCGCCTCCGGCTTACGGGCGAAGTGGTGCGGCACCACCGCGATGCCGAGACCCTCGTGCACCAGCTCCAGCAGGCTGTGCACGTCGTTGACCTCCAGGGCCACCGTGCGACGGGTCCCCGCCGCGGCGAACGCCTCGTCCGCGGCGCGCCTCGGGCCCCAGTCCGGATGGAAGTCGATGAACGACTCGCCCCGCAGACCGCTCCACGCCACCGGTGCGCCCTCCCCGGCGAGCCGATGACCAGGGGCGCACAGGACGACCATCGGCTCCCGCGCGAGCGGCACGAGATCGCCCCGCCACTCCGGAGGGCTGACGGTCGCGGCGAACGCGAGGTCGAGCCGGCCGCCGGCCACCCCCTCCAGCAGGCTGGACGTGCCCTCCTGCCGGAGCCTGATCTCCATGTGCGGATGCTCCCGGTGGAAGGCCGCGAGCAGCCGGGCCGTGCTGACCCCGGCCACACACTGCTCGACCCCCAGCGTCAGCGTGCCGCGCAGCAGCCCCCGTACGGCGTCCACGGCGTCCCGCGCCGCCCTGGCACCCGCCAGCGTGCGCTCGGCCTCCACCAGAAGGGCCGCGCCCGCCTCGGTGAGCCTGACCGTGCGCGTCGTACGGCTGAACAGCGGCGTCCTCAGCTCGTGCTCCAGTGCCCGGACGGACGCGGACAGCCCGGACTGCGAGACGGCCAGACGTTCGGCCGCCCGGGTGAAGTGCTGTTCCTCGGCGACGGCGACGAAGTGTTCCAGCTGACGCAATTCCATGATTGAGCAATCTAACCGATGAATCCAAGCGGAATCTCCTGTTGGACCGCTGGATCCATCTCCGTCAGTCTTGAGGGCGCGCACCAGACCTGGCGCGCTACGCCGTGTCCCGTGGAGTGCCCGTATGTACCTTCCGTCCGCCGACCGCTACACCGCCATGCCCTACCGGCGCACCGGACGCAGCGGTCTGCTGCTCCCCGCACTGTCGCTCGGGCTCTGGCACAACTTCGGAGGCGACCGGACCCCCGAGAGCCAGGGCGAGATCCTGCGCAGGGCCTTCGACCTCGGCATCACCCACTTCGACCTCGCCAACAACTACGGACCGCCGCCCGGATCCGCCGAGATCGCCATGGGCCGCGCCCTGAGGACGGACTTCGCCGGACTCCGGGACGAGATGGTCATCTCGACCAAGGCGGGCTACCACATGTGGGAGGGCCCGTACGGGGAGTGGGGCTCCCGGAAGAACCTGCGCTCCTCGCTCGACCAGAGCCTCACGAGGCTCGGGCTCGACTACGTCGACATCTTCTACTCGCACCGCTTCGACCCGGACACCCCGCTCGAGGAGACGATGGGCGCCCTCGACATGGCGGTGCGCTCCGGCAAGGCGCTCTACGCGGGCGTCTCCAACTACTCCGCCGAGCAGACCCGCGAGGCCGCCCGCATCCTGAACGAGCTGGGCACCCCCCTCCTCATCCACCAGCCGCGCTACTCGATGCTCGACCGCTGGGTCGAGGACGGGCTGCTGGACGCCCTGGACGAGCTCGGCACCGGCTCCATCGCGTACTCTCCGCTGGAGCAGGGCATCCTCTCGGACCGCTATCTGAACGGCATCCCGGAGGGGTCGCGCGCCGCGGGGGCCAGCCCCTTCCTGTCGGCCGAGGCCGTGACCCCGGACCTGGTGAGCCGCCTGGGCGCGCTGAACGAGCTGGCGCGGGAGCGCGGGCAGTCCCTCGCCCAGATGGCGCTCGCCTGGGTGCTGCGCGGCGGCCGGGTCACCTCCGCCGTCGTCGGCGCCAGCAGCGTCGCGCAGCTGGAGAACAGCGTCGAGGCCGTCCGGGGACTGGAGTTCGGCGACGACGAGCTCGCCCGGATCGAGGAGCTCGTCAAGGGCACCGTCCGCCCCTGACCTCCGGGCCGTCCGCCGTGCGGCCCCGCGCGGCGGACGGGCTTCACCGGACTGGACCAGTGACAGATCACCGAGGCCCTGGCCCGGTGCTGTCCCGGCGCGTACCGTGATCCGGCACGAAGATCCTCTTCCCGGGAACGGGCGGGGGAGCGACCGACCAGGGACAGGACCGCGCACCGTGAAGATCCTCGTCAGCGCCGACATGGAGGGCGCGACCGGAGTGACCTGGCCGGCCGATGTGCTGCCGGGGACCCCGCAGTGGGAGCGGTGCCGCTCCCTCTTCACCTCCGACGTGAACGCCGCCGCTCTCGGTTTCTTCGACGGGGGCGCGGACGAGGTGCTCGTCAACGAGGCCCACTGGACCATGCGCAATCTGCTGCTGGAGCGGCTCGACGAGCGCGTCCAGATGCTCACGGGCCGGCACAAGTCCCTCTCCATGGTCGAGGGCATCCAGCACGGTGACGTCGACGGTGTGGCGTTCGTCGGCTATCACACGGGCGCCGGCACGGAGGGCGTGCTCGCCCACACCTACCTCGCCAACTCCATCACCGGGGTCTGGCTCGACGGTGTCCGTGCCAGTGAGGGCCTTCTCAACGCCCATGTGGCGGCGGAGTACGGCGTACCGGTCGTCCTGGTCACCGGTGACGACCTGACGTGCGTGGACGCCGCCGGCTACGCCCCCGAGGCGCGCACGGTGGCGGTCAAGGACTACGTCTCGCGGTACGCGGCGGTGTGCCGCACCCCGGCCCGCACGGCAGCCGACATCAGGGCCGCCGCGGCCGGAGCGACCGCGCTCGCCGTACGCCACACGCCCGTGACGGGCGGCACCCGCACGGTGGAGCTGGAGTTCGACGCCGAGCATCTGGCATCGGCAGCGACCGTGGTCCCCGGCGTGGCGCCCAGCGGCGAGCGGCGCGTCGCCTATACCAGCGGGACGATGTACGAAGGTATTCGCACGTTCAAGGCGGTGACGACGATCGTGTCGGCCGCCGTGGAGGAGCAGTATGGCTGAGGCGGGCAACCCCACCGGACCCGTGGACGAGCGGGCGCTCGAGGAGTCGGTGACCTTCACCTCCGAGCTGATCCGCATCGACACGACCAACCGCGGCGACGGCAGCTGCCGGGAACGCCCGGCCGCCGAGTACGTCGCCGAGCGCCTGGCCGACGCCGGCCTGGAGCCGGCCCTCCTGGAACGCACGCCGGGACGGACGAACGTCGTCGCCCGGATCGAGGGCACCGACCCCTCCGCCGACGCCCTCCTCGTCCACGGTCACCTGGACGTGGTGCCCGCCATGGCTGCCGACTGGAGTGTGCACCCGTTCTCCGGAGAGGTGCGCGACGGCGTCGTGTGGGGGCGCGGGGCCATCGACATGAAGAACATGGACGCGATGGTCCTCGCCGTCGTCCGGGCCTGGGCGCGCGCGGGCGTCCGCCCGCGCCGTGACATCGTCATCGCCTACACGGCCGACGAGGAGGCCAGCGCGAACGACGGCGCCGGCTTCCTCGCCGACCGGCACCCCGAGCTTTTCGAGGGCTGTACGGAGGGCATCAGCGAGTCCGGGGCCTTCACCTTCCACGCGGGGCCCGGGATGTCCCTGTACCCCGTCGCGGCGGGGGAGCGCGGGACGGGCTGGCTGAAGCTCACCGCGGAGGGCAAGGCCGGTCACGGGTCCAAGGTCAACCGCGCCAACGCCGTCAGCAGGCTCGCCGCCGCGGTCGCCCGGATCGGCGAGTACGAGTGGCCGGTGCGGCTGACCCCGACGGTCCGGGCCGCCCTCACCGAGATCGCGGCGCTCCACCACATCCGCGTCGACCCCGACGCGCCCGGATTCGACGTCGACGAGCTCCTCGGCAAGCTGGGCCCCGCCGCAGCGCTCATCGAACCCATCGTGCGCAACAGCACCAACCCGACGATGCTGGAAGCCGGTTACAAGGTCAACGTCATCCCGGGCCACGCCACCGCCCACATCGACGGACGCATGGTGCCCGGCGGCGAGGACGAGTTCCGCGAGACGATGGACCGGCTGACCGGCCCCGGGGTCCACTGGGAGTTCGACCACCGCGAGGTCGCGCTGGAAGCCCCGGTCGACTCGCCCACGTACCGGAAGATGCGTACGGCCGTCGAGCTGTTCGACCCCGGCGCGCACGTCGTCCCCTACTGCATGTCGGGCGGCACGGACGCCAAGCAGTTCTCGCGGCTCGGCATCACCGGTTACGGTTTCTCCCCACTCAAGCTGCCCGTCGGCTTCGACTACCAGGCTCTGTTCCACGGAGTCGACGAGCGGGTCCCGGTCGACGCCCTGCACTTCGGCGTCCGGGTCCTGGACCACTTCCTGCGCACCGCCTGACGGACCGCACCACCCGGCGGACCGAACGGCCCGACGGACCGAACGGCCCGCGAACAGAACCGCCCGACCGGAAAGAGGGGGAACCGACCATGGTGTCCACAGCGGCGTACGGCACGTGGCCGTCACCGATCGACGCGGCGCTCTCCGCCTCGCACGACGGCCGGCCGGAGTTCGTCGGGACCGTCGGCGACGAGGTGTGGTGGACGGAGCCGCGCCCCGCCGAGGGGGGCAGGCGCGCACTCGTGCGCCGCAGGGCGGACGGCAGCACCCTTTCGGTGCTCCCCGAGCCGTGGAACCCGCGCAGCCGCGTCATCGAGTACGGCGGAGCGCCCTGGGCCGGCGGGGTCCGGGAGGAGGGCGGGCCGCTGGTCGTCTTCGTCCACTTCCCCGACCAGCGGCTGTACGCCTACGCGCCGGACGGGCCCGACGAGCCGTGGCCGCTGACCCCGCTCTCGGACGTCGGCGGCGGACTGCGCTGGGTGGACCCGCAGTTGCATCTCGCCCGCGGTGAAGTGTGGTGCGTGCTGGAGGAGTTCACCGGCTCGGCCCCCACCGACGTGCGACGGGTGATCGCCGCGGTGCCCCTGGACGGATCGGCAGCCGACGACCGGGGCGCCGTACGCGAACTCACCGACGGCCGGCACCGGTTCGTCACCGGACCCAAGCTGTCGCACGACGGCCGCCGGGCCGCCTGGATCGCGTGGGACCACCCGCGGATGCCGTGGGACGGCACGTTCGCCATGGTGGCCGACGTCGGTGACGACGGCGCCTTCACCGGTGTCCGGCCGCTGGTCGGAGCCGTCGACGAGTCGGTCGTCCAGGTCGAGTGGGACCGGGACGGCTCGCTGCTCTTCGTGTCGGACGTCGGGGGCTGGTGGGAACTCCAGCGGCTCGGGCCCGACGCGGTCGCCGGTGCGGCCGTTCCCGCCGGCCGTCTCTGCACCGGCCGCGGCGAGGAGTTCGGCGGACCGCTGTGGAAGATCGGCCTGCGCTGGTTCCAGCTCCTGGACAACGGGCTGATCGCCGTCATCCACGGCCGGGGCACCACCGCGCTCGGCGTGCTCGACCCGGAGACCGGCGAGCTCGTCGACGCCGTCGGCCCCTGGACCGCCTGGGCGGAGACGCTCGCCGTGCAGGACACGAGGGTCATCGGTATCGCCGCGAGCCCGCACACGTCGTACGAGGTGGTGGAGCTGGACACCGCCACCGGCCACACCCGGACCATCGGCGTGCCCCACCAGGACGCGGTCGACCCCGCCTACTGTCCCGAGCCGCAGATCCGCACCTTCACCGGGCCCGCCGGCCGCGAGATCCACGCCCACGTGTATCCGCCGCGCCACCCCGACCGCACCGGGCCCGAGGGTGAGCTGCCGCCGTACGTCATCTGGGCGCACGGCGGCCCCACCGGCCGCGACCCGCTCGTGCTCGACCTGGAGATCGCCTACTTCACCTCCCGGGGGATCGGCGTCGCCGAGGTCGACTACGGCGGCTCGACCGGCTACGGCCGCGCCTACCGCGAACGGCTCCGGGAGCAGTGGGGCGTCGTCGACGTGGAGGACTGCGCGGCCGTCGCCCTGGGGCTGGCCGAGGAGGGCTCGGCGGACCGCGACCGGCTGGCGATCCGGGGAGGCAGCGCCGGCGGGTGGACCACCGCCGCCTCCCTCACGCAGACGGACGTGTACGCCTGCGGGGCGATCAGCTACCCGATCCTCGACCTGGCGGGCTGGGCGACCGGGGAGACCCACGACTTCGAGTCGCAGTACCTGGAATCGCTCGTGGGTCCCTACGCCGAGGTGCCCGAGCGCTACCGGGAACGCTCGCCGATCAACCGCACGGACACGCTGACGGCGCCGTTCGTGCTGCTCCAGGGGCTCGACGACCCGATCTGCCCGCCCGTCCAGTGCGAGCGCTTCCTCGCCGCGATCGAGGGCCGCGGGATCCCGCACGCCTACCTCGCCTTCGAGGGGGAGAGCCACGGCTTCCGCCGCGCCGACACCGTCAGGCGCGCTCTGGAGGCGGAACTCTCCCTCTACGCGCAGACCTTCGGGCTCGACCGGACCGACGTACCCCGGCTGGAGCTGAAGAAGTGACCCTGGAGCCCCTCGCCCGCCCGGCCCGGCTGCGGCCCGGGGCCAGGGTCGCGGTCGTCTCGCCCAGCGGTCCCGTGCCCGCCGACCGGATGGAGCGCGGTCTCGACCTGCTGCGCGGGTGGGACCTCGACCCCGTCGTGGCCCCCCATGCCCTCGACACGCACCCTGAGCTCGGTCATCTTGCCGGGAGGGACGAGCACCGCGCCCAGGACCTCCAGGAGGCCTGGTGCGACCCGTCCGTGGACGCCGTGCTGTGCGCCCGCGGGGGGTACGGCGCCCACCGCATGGTCGACCTCCTGGACTGGGCCGCGATCCGCGCGGCCGGGCCCAAGGCGTTCGTCGGGTACAGCGACATCACCGTGCTGCACGAGGCGTTCGCGCTGCGGGCCGGGTTCTCTACCCTGCACGGTCCGATGATCGGGACCGAGGTCTTCCTCAAGGACGAGGCCACGCAGCAGGCCCTGCGTTCCACCCTGTTCGAGCCCGAGTCGGTGCGGACGCTCGGTCTGGACGCGGCGGCCGCGCTGGTCCCCGGCACCGCCCGGGGGATCACCTACGGCGGCTGTGTGAGCCTCCTCGCGGCCGACGCCGGCACCCCGTGGGCCCGGACCTCCGCCCGGGGCGGGCTGCTGGTGATCGAGGACACCGGGGAGGAGCCGTACCGGCTGGACGGGATCCTCACCCGGCTGCTGCGCATCGGCGCCCTCGACGGGATAGCCGGGGTGGTGTGCGGCTCGTGGGAGGCCTGCGGGCCCTACGAGGGGGTGCGGGGCGTGCTCGCCGACCGCCTCGGCGGTCTCGGGATCCCGGTGGTCGAGGAGCTGGGCTTCGGCCACGGCCCCACGGCGCTGACCGTCCCGCTCGGCGTGCCCGCGGTGCTGGACGCGCCTGCCGACGGCGGCCGGTGCACCCTCACCGTCCGCGTGCCCGCGCTTGTCTGAAGGCCGGCCCGGCAGGCGCCGGACGGATCAACTCGGAAAACTCGGATCCCGTGCGTTGACAGCGGTGTGACCGGTGTCACAGCATGGGCCCGGCCAGTTACTT contains:
- a CDS encoding M20/M25/M40 family metallo-hydrolase, with product MAEAGNPTGPVDERALEESVTFTSELIRIDTTNRGDGSCRERPAAEYVAERLADAGLEPALLERTPGRTNVVARIEGTDPSADALLVHGHLDVVPAMAADWSVHPFSGEVRDGVVWGRGAIDMKNMDAMVLAVVRAWARAGVRPRRDIVIAYTADEEASANDGAGFLADRHPELFEGCTEGISESGAFTFHAGPGMSLYPVAAGERGTGWLKLTAEGKAGHGSKVNRANAVSRLAAAVARIGEYEWPVRLTPTVRAALTEIAALHHIRVDPDAPGFDVDELLGKLGPAAALIEPIVRNSTNPTMLEAGYKVNVIPGHATAHIDGRMVPGGEDEFRETMDRLTGPGVHWEFDHREVALEAPVDSPTYRKMRTAVELFDPGAHVVPYCMSGGTDAKQFSRLGITGYGFSPLKLPVGFDYQALFHGVDERVPVDALHFGVRVLDHFLRTA
- a CDS encoding S9 family peptidase, with translation MVSTAAYGTWPSPIDAALSASHDGRPEFVGTVGDEVWWTEPRPAEGGRRALVRRRADGSTLSVLPEPWNPRSRVIEYGGAPWAGGVREEGGPLVVFVHFPDQRLYAYAPDGPDEPWPLTPLSDVGGGLRWVDPQLHLARGEVWCVLEEFTGSAPTDVRRVIAAVPLDGSAADDRGAVRELTDGRHRFVTGPKLSHDGRRAAWIAWDHPRMPWDGTFAMVADVGDDGAFTGVRPLVGAVDESVVQVEWDRDGSLLFVSDVGGWWELQRLGPDAVAGAAVPAGRLCTGRGEEFGGPLWKIGLRWFQLLDNGLIAVIHGRGTTALGVLDPETGELVDAVGPWTAWAETLAVQDTRVIGIAASPHTSYEVVELDTATGHTRTIGVPHQDAVDPAYCPEPQIRTFTGPAGREIHAHVYPPRHPDRTGPEGELPPYVIWAHGGPTGRDPLVLDLEIAYFTSRGIGVAEVDYGGSTGYGRAYRERLREQWGVVDVEDCAAVALGLAEEGSADRDRLAIRGGSAGGWTTAASLTQTDVYACGAISYPILDLAGWATGETHDFESQYLESLVGPYAEVPERYRERSPINRTDTLTAPFVLLQGLDDPICPPVQCERFLAAIEGRGIPHAYLAFEGESHGFRRADTVRRALEAELSLYAQTFGLDRTDVPRLELKK
- a CDS encoding S66 peptidase family protein — encoded protein: MTLEPLARPARLRPGARVAVVSPSGPVPADRMERGLDLLRGWDLDPVVAPHALDTHPELGHLAGRDEHRAQDLQEAWCDPSVDAVLCARGGYGAHRMVDLLDWAAIRAAGPKAFVGYSDITVLHEAFALRAGFSTLHGPMIGTEVFLKDEATQQALRSTLFEPESVRTLGLDAAAALVPGTARGITYGGCVSLLAADAGTPWARTSARGGLLVIEDTGEEPYRLDGILTRLLRIGALDGIAGVVCGSWEACGPYEGVRGVLADRLGGLGIPVVEELGFGHGPTALTVPLGVPAVLDAPADGGRCTLTVRVPALV